The Hyphococcus flavus genome contains a region encoding:
- a CDS encoding cysteine desulfurase family protein, with protein MKRYYLDHNATAPVRPEVVEIVAETMRQDGNSLSVHEEGRHAHKLVEDAREQVRTLVNAPVNGVIFTSGGTESIHYALHGAIKPHNIKRIFISVLEHAAVGANAATTGAEVETIPALPSGIVDLAWLRARLDGYDSERDGGFVVCLMFANNETGVMQPVREAADIAHDAGGLLFCDAAQAAGKIPVNFVMSGADMMSLTGHKFGGPVGIGALITGPNLPLEPQLRGGGHESNRRAGTHNVPAIAGLGLASELAKQSLARAGEIAALRNKMQDAAVAAGAKAWGVDHERLPGTLCISADGFSGATQLMTMDLAGISVSAGTACSSGKTKPSHVLTAMGASEEEASSAIRVSLGWNSTEEDADAFIREWPKAYERIKARFEQRGAA; from the coding sequence ATGAAACGGTATTATCTGGATCATAACGCCACCGCGCCCGTGCGGCCGGAAGTTGTCGAGATTGTTGCTGAGACCATGCGTCAGGACGGCAATTCTTTGTCCGTACACGAAGAAGGCCGCCACGCCCACAAGCTTGTCGAGGATGCTCGCGAACAGGTGCGAACGTTAGTCAATGCGCCAGTCAATGGCGTCATCTTTACGAGCGGCGGTACAGAGTCGATCCATTACGCTCTGCATGGCGCGATAAAGCCGCATAACATCAAACGGATTTTCATAAGCGTGCTCGAACATGCCGCCGTTGGCGCCAATGCAGCAACGACAGGCGCGGAAGTGGAAACCATTCCGGCGCTTCCATCAGGCATCGTCGACCTCGCATGGCTTCGGGCTCGTTTGGATGGTTATGATTCTGAACGTGACGGCGGATTTGTCGTTTGCTTGATGTTTGCCAATAATGAAACAGGCGTCATGCAGCCGGTTAGAGAAGCGGCTGATATAGCTCATGATGCGGGCGGGTTATTGTTCTGCGACGCTGCACAGGCCGCGGGCAAGATCCCGGTGAACTTTGTTATGTCCGGCGCGGATATGATGAGTTTGACAGGTCACAAGTTTGGCGGCCCAGTGGGGATTGGCGCTCTCATCACCGGTCCGAACCTGCCGCTTGAGCCACAACTGCGCGGCGGAGGCCATGAAAGCAATCGGCGCGCGGGTACGCACAATGTTCCGGCGATTGCCGGGCTGGGGCTCGCCAGCGAACTTGCGAAACAAAGCCTCGCGCGTGCAGGAGAGATCGCGGCGCTTCGAAATAAAATGCAGGATGCCGCTGTAGCCGCTGGCGCAAAGGCATGGGGCGTAGATCATGAGCGCCTACCGGGAACCTTATGCATTTCAGCAGACGGATTTTCCGGCGCCACACAGCTCATGACCATGGATCTTGCAGGAATTTCCGTATCAGCGGGCACAGCGTGTTCTTCTGGCAAAACGAAACCAAGTCATGTTTTGACCGCCATGGGCGCCAGCGAAGAAGAGGCGAGTTCCGCCATTCGCGTATCGCTCGGGTGGAACTCAACTGAAGAAGATGCTGACGCCTTCATCCGCGAATGGCCAAAGGCTTATGAACGCATCAAAGCCCGTTTTGAGCAAAGGGGGGCGGCGTGA
- a CDS encoding Rrf2 family transcriptional regulator, protein MKLTTKGRYAVSAMADIASTGGEGPVSLSDIALRQGISLSYLEQLFSKLRKAGLVESARGVGGGYALTAVPAQMRVADIVAAVDEEIRTTACTPGSVTGCQGTSARCLTHDLWDELGRQIEIFLNAVTLEDILEKRVAGMAAVNVPERDNRIAGAAE, encoded by the coding sequence ATGAAACTGACTACAAAGGGCAGATATGCGGTTTCAGCCATGGCTGATATCGCGTCGACAGGCGGCGAGGGGCCGGTGTCCCTCTCCGATATCGCCCTTCGTCAGGGAATCTCGCTTTCTTATCTTGAGCAGCTTTTTTCAAAACTCAGAAAAGCAGGATTGGTTGAAAGCGCTCGCGGCGTCGGTGGCGGCTATGCCTTGACGGCTGTGCCTGCCCAGATGCGCGTTGCCGATATTGTCGCCGCTGTGGACGAAGAAATCCGCACTACCGCTTGCACGCCGGGATCTGTGACGGGTTGTCAGGGCACAAGCGCGCGCTGCCTCACTCATGATCTCTGGGACGAGCTTGGCCGTCAGATCGAAATCTTTCTGAACGCAGTGACGCTTGAGGATATTCTGGAAAAGCGAGTCGCCGGCATGGCGGCGGTGAATGTTCCCGAACGCGACAACAGAATTGCGGGAGCGGCGGAATGA
- a CDS encoding alpha/beta hydrolase produces MPEVIFAGPEGRLEGRYQKGKGENPPVALVLHPHPLFGGTMNNRATYELYQMFVRRGFSTMRFNFRGVGRSQGEYDQGQGELADAATALDYMQQMNPNAPFSWVGGFSFGSWIAMQLLMRRPEIVGFIAGSTPANLYDFSFLAPCPSSGVVIHGELDKICAPDETKGMVERTRTQKGRKIEFQVVPGADHFFETHIEEFIAASEAYLDMRLAYEKPEGEYHGDA; encoded by the coding sequence ATGCCTGAAGTTATTTTCGCTGGTCCCGAAGGACGCCTGGAAGGCCGATACCAAAAAGGAAAGGGCGAAAATCCGCCAGTGGCGCTTGTGCTCCATCCTCACCCGCTTTTTGGCGGAACGATGAACAACCGCGCAACATATGAGCTTTATCAGATGTTTGTGCGGCGCGGCTTTTCGACCATGCGGTTTAATTTTCGGGGCGTCGGCCGCAGCCAGGGTGAATACGACCAGGGCCAGGGCGAACTTGCGGACGCCGCCACCGCCCTTGATTATATGCAGCAAATGAACCCGAATGCGCCATTCTCATGGGTTGGCGGTTTTTCTTTCGGCTCCTGGATCGCCATGCAACTTTTGATGCGCAGACCGGAGATTGTTGGTTTTATCGCTGGGTCTACACCTGCCAATCTTTACGACTTCTCGTTTCTGGCGCCTTGCCCCTCCTCGGGTGTCGTGATCCATGGCGAACTCGACAAAATCTGCGCCCCTGACGAAACCAAGGGCATGGTCGAGCGCACGCGAACGCAAAAAGGTCGGAAAATAGAGTTTCAAGTAGTGCCAGGCGCTGACCACTTCTTTGAGACCCATATCGAGGAGTTCATCGCAGCTTCTGAAGCATATCTCGACATGCGGCTCGCTTATGAAAAACCGGAAGGTGAGTATCACGGCGACGCATAA